GGGTGACCACCTGGGTCTTGCCGGCGAGTCTCCTGAGGGCCGACGAGTGGAGGATGCGGGCGCGGTCGCGCTGGAAGGCGGTGCGGCCGGGGCGTTTGTCCGGTTCCGGGGCCCAGCGGGCGACTGACGTCGGGTCGTAACCGGGGGGTGTGGTGCCTTCCATGTGTCGACAGTAAGCGCTGGGGCGGCGGCGGGCCGGTGTTCGCCCGCGGGCACGGGCTGTTTCCGGCTGCGGCCGTGCGGTTCCCCGCGGCCCTCAGCGAGTCGCGGCGAGCGCCGGCTCCGTCGCCCGCCGGGTCGCCCTCGCCTCTTCGTAGCGGTGCAGGAGGAGTTCGGCCATCAGCGGGTGGGCGCCCAGGGGGTCGGCGGCGATGCCCGGGGCGGCCTGCGCGCACTCCGTCGCGAAGCGGCCGGGGGCCGTGAAGCAGGAGGCGACGGCGATGCGGTGGCGGCCGCGGGCCCGCAGGGAGCGGACGGCCGCGTCCACCGTCGGGGTCGCGGCGCAGGCGTAGGCGGGGAGCACCGGGACGCCGAGGCGGGCGGCGAGGAGTGCGGCCGTGCGGCCGGTGTCCGTCGCCGAGTCGGGGTCGCGGGAGCCCGCGGCGGCGAGGATCACGGCGGTGGCGCGGCGTTCGGCGTCCGTCGCCGGGGGACGCCAGCCGGCCTCCGTCAGGCGGGTGTGGAGGGTGTCGACGAGGAGGGGGTGCGGTCCGAGCGGGGCGGCCAGGCGGGTGCGGGCCGGGGCGGCGGCGGCCATCGCGGGGATGTCCTGCTTGACGTGGTAGCCGCGGCTGAGGAGGAGCGGGACGAGGACGGCCTCGCGGTCTCCGAGGGCGGCGAGGGTGCCGGGCAGCAGGGGCTGGTTCAGTTCGATGTGGCCGAGGTGGACCGGCAGGCCGGGGCGCAGGGCGCGGACGCGGTCGAGGAGGGCGCGGACCGTGGCGAGGGCGCGCGGGTCGCGGCTGCCGTGGGCCACGACGACGAGCGCGGGGGGTCCGGGGCGGTGGCTGCGCTGGCTGTCCATGCTCCGAGGGTGCCGGGAGGACGTTGCCGGCCCGTTGCGTGAGGGTCACGGGCGTTTTCCGTGGGTTCACGGCGGGGGGCGGGCGGGGTGTGAGGGGGACGCAACCGGGGCGCCGCACAGACCGTCCCTTTCCGTATGAAGATCGTACGACCTCGTCCGCCGCGTACCCGGGCCGGCCGCCGGCGGCTGGTGCAGGCCGTGATGGCGGCCTGCGTGCTCGCGCTGCTGCCGTCGACCTGGCTGTACGTCTCGACCGGCGACCGGCTGCGCACCACCGCCGACGTGCCGCGCACCGAGGTCGCCGTCGTCTTCGGCGCCGGCCTGTGGAACGGCGCGCCGTCCCCGTACCTCGCCCACCGGCTCGACGCGGCGGCCGAGCTGTACCGGACGGGCCGGATCGAGGTGGTCCTGGTGACCGGCGACAACAGCCGGAAGGACTACGACGAGCCGGACGCGATGCGCGCCTACCTCACCCGGCACGGCGTCCCGGACGCGCGGATCGTCAGCGACTACGCGGGCTTCGACACCTGGGACTCCTGCGTCCGCGCCAAGCGGATCTTCGGGGTGGACGAGGCGGTGCTGATCAGCCAGGACTTCCACATCCGGCGGGCGGTCGCGCTGTGCCGGGAGGCGGGGGTGGCGTCGTACGGCGTCGGGGTGCCCGCCCGGCGGGACGCGACCTGGTACTACGGCGGGGTGCGGGAGGTCTTCGCCGGCGGCAAGGCGGCGCTGGACGCGGTCCTCGAACCCGATCCGCGGTTCCTCGGACCCGAGGAGCCCGGAGTGCGGCGCGCGCTGGCCGCCGGGCGCTGACCTGCGGCGAGGACTCCTCACCGTGGCCCGGTGGCGGCGGGGAGGTCACCGTCCCGGCCGTGTAACAGGGAGCCGTCCCGGCACGTAACACGGCCGATTCACCCTGAAGGGCATGAACAGCACCCCGACGCCCACCCACTGCCCGTACTGCG
Above is a genomic segment from Streptomyces glaucescens containing:
- a CDS encoding sirohydrochlorin chelatase — its product is MDSQRSHRPGPPALVVVAHGSRDPRALATVRALLDRVRALRPGLPVHLGHIELNQPLLPGTLAALGDREAVLVPLLLSRGYHVKQDIPAMAAAAPARTRLAAPLGPHPLLVDTLHTRLTEAGWRPPATDAERRATAVILAAAGSRDPDSATDTGRTAALLAARLGVPVLPAYACAATPTVDAAVRSLRARGRHRIAVASCFTAPGRFATECAQAAPGIAADPLGAHPLMAELLLHRYEEARATRRATEPALAATR
- a CDS encoding vancomycin high temperature exclusion protein, which translates into the protein MKIVRPRPPRTRAGRRRLVQAVMAACVLALLPSTWLYVSTGDRLRTTADVPRTEVAVVFGAGLWNGAPSPYLAHRLDAAAELYRTGRIEVVLVTGDNSRKDYDEPDAMRAYLTRHGVPDARIVSDYAGFDTWDSCVRAKRIFGVDEAVLISQDFHIRRAVALCREAGVASYGVGVPARRDATWYYGGVREVFAGGKAALDAVLEPDPRFLGPEEPGVRRALAAGR